The Candidatus Limnocylindrales bacterium genome includes the window ATTGAGATTGAGACCGGGTATGGGGTGGAAGGAATCCTTCCAGATGGAAAGGTAGGGGAGATTATCCGCACGTACATGGTTCCTTATTTTAAGAATAATCGATGGGGAGAGGGATTGATAGCCGGAACCCAACAGATCGCCCGGGTTATTCTGGAAGACACCCAAACTTCCCCTACTTCCTCAAAAAAAGTCGAACGCCGGTTACCAACGGGCGGATTTCTTTACCTGAGCGGTTGGATTTACTTTATCTTTTGGATCTTCTACCTGGGGATTCAGAATTTACGAAATCGAGCTTTGCCCTTGGGTCTTTTAGCCTTGCTTACCCTGCCCGGGCTTTTCTATTTGTTTTTTGCTTTTTTTCCTTTCATTATTCCTTTTATTCCAGGTGCATGGGCATCCGTTCAGAATTTGAGAAATCGATGCCCTCGATGTGGGAATCGGATGTTGGTCCAGAAGAATACGCTCCGACCTGCATCTTATTCAAGTATGGGACTTCGTGAGGTTGTTTATACGTGCCCGGTATGTGGATATCATGAGGTAAAAATGGAAACGACACCCAGGCTGACTCGCACCTCTTACTACGGACCATACGGTGGAGGCTCTTTTGGCGGATTTGGAGGATCTGGCCGAAGTTCTGGCGGTTCTTTTGGAGGTTTTGGAGGAGGCTCCAGTGGGGGCGGGGGTGCCGGGTCGAGTTTTTAATAACGACAGGAGGAGGTTATGCTTCGACGGCCTTACACTTTCTATAAAAAAACTCTCTTGATGCTCTTGCTCATTTTATCAACCTCGGGATGTGGTTACAATACCCTGGTGGAATTAGATCAGCGGGTTAATTCTGCCTGGGCCCAGGTAGAAAATCAATTGCAGCGTCGGTCCGATCTGATTCCGAATCTGGTTAATATTGTTAAAGGTTATGCCGGTCATGAAAAGGAGATTTTTCAAAATATTGCCAACGCCCGAGCTGCCATGATGAACGCAAAAAGTATTCCGGAGAAAATAGATGCCTCCAATCAAATGGAAACAAGCCTCCGGCAACTCTTTGCCGTCGTGGAAAACTATCCTCAACTTAAAGCGGATGCCACCTTTGCCAGACTTATGGATGAAGTTGCAGGAACGGAGAATCGTATTGCTGTGGAGCGAATGCGATACAATCAGGCGGTAGAGGCCTATAACAGTTATGCCCGAAAAATCCCCGTGATTTACACGGTCAAAATTTTTGGATTTGATAAGGAGAAGCCTTATTTTAAGGCAGTTGAAGGGGCTCAAACTGCTCCTCAGATTAATTTTAATAGATAAAAAGGAGTCCTAAACATGGGTCGAGCTTTCCCGGTAATTTGTATAGGCGTGGGAGCCCTCCTGGCCATCATCGGAGCCTTTTATACGATCGGTCTTTTCTTCCAGTTTGATAGATCCCAGGGACCTTTTGCCGTTGACTTGATCGGGTTCCTTGCTTTCGGATTGGCTCCTCTGGGAATCGGTCTGTTGGGAATGGGATATGGGGTTTATCAGATTATCCGGACCAAACAGACTGAGAAAGCAAAACGCAATGCAGAACTTGAAAACAGAATCCTTCAGATGGCAAAGTCTAACCCCCAGGGATTGGCCACCGGGGAGTTTGCCGCCAATAGCCCATTCACCTTACAAGAGGTAGAAGAGAAGGTAGGCCATCTCTATGTTCAAGGAGTTTTGGATATGGAGGTAACAGAGGAAGGTACGATAGTTTATAAACTTCGAACCCCCCTTAAATAGGAGAATGGAAGACCGGGAGAAGAAAGATCTTCGGCCCTCCCCCGGTCTTCCATCTTTTTTAGTTCATTAATGCCTGTAATCGGACTTTAGCTCGATGGGCTAAACTATAATCCGGTCGTATCTCGAGGGCTTTGGTATATTCTTCGATGGCTTCATACCATTTACCCTTTTTCTCCCAGACTCGTCCTAAATTGTAGTGGGGATAGTGGTAGGCTTCGTATCGCTTTGCCACCATGGCTTTTTTTAGATAGGGGATGGCCTCGTCATAACGCCCTAATTCAATTAAGTAAGCACCAATATCATTGTAAGGATTTCCAAAATCTGGGTCTGTTTCAATAGCCTTTTCGCACTCCTCAATAGCCTCTTCGTACCGCCTCATAAAGCTGTAGGTCCATCCCAGAAAGGTATAAGCTTCCGCAGTCGGATAAACTTCGATGGACTGCTTGTAGTAATCGATAGCCATTTCTAGCTCTCCTCTCATCTGGTACTCATAGGCTATTTCGAAGAGTTCCATGGCTCTATCTCGATCCTCCATTTCAATCCATCTCCTCCCTGTTCTAAGGAATATTTAAGGAATAGTGCCAGGTACTATTTCGTGATTTACCTTACGAAATAAACCTTCGCACTATATCCTGCAAGCTTTACAAGAGGCCTTTGAGTATTTTGTTTTCCTGGGTAAGCTGCTTAATAATTTTATAAGCCTGATTCAATCGCTGAGAGAGTTCTTTATTTTTATCTGTTAATTTACCAATAGTTTGATTACTTCCCTGAATCCGATTGGATAAGGTTTTGATGAGCGCAAGGGCTATTTCAGGTTTTTTATGAATATAATCGGACAAAGTTTCCTTGGTCATTACCTGGACCTGGGTAAAGCCTCTGGCTATTGCGGTTATCGATCTGGGTTTATCAGCGAACAGGGCCATCTCTCCAAAAAAATCCCCCTTTTGATAAACAGCGAGAACTTCCTTCTCCAACTCACCCCATTGAACAATCTCCACCTTCCCTGATTCAATATAATACATCTTATCTCCAGGGTCTCCCTTTTCAAAGATAATATCGCCGTCCTGATAATAGGCACAAGGAAGTGGATCACTATCTGAGGAAAGAAGAAGATCGATACCTTTCGTACTTCCCCACAGGCCTTCTTTGTCATCTCCTAAAATATAATCTGAAAATTCTTGTTGGGAAGGTGCAAGGGTCCCCTGGGAAGTGGTGGAGGTAGATAGGGGGGATTTCCCTTGAGTCTGCCGGAGCCGTGTCTCGATATTTTGGACGGCTAAGGACGATATAACCTCGAAGGCTTCTAAAACCCCTTTACCTTCTCGGGCTACAGATTCGAAGTAAGGTAAGTTACCCGGATTCAAATCCCGGTTCAGCTCTTCCAGGGTAAGAATGCCGTCCAGGTCTCTTTTGTTGTATTGAAACACTAAGGGAATATCCTCTAACCGTCGGTTATATCCGGCTAAGTTAAACTTCAAATTCTCAAGACCCAGAATATTCGTCTTTCGACGGGCTCTTTGTGAATCGGCCACAAAAACAATGGCATCCACTCCTTGAAGGACCGCTTTTCGTGTGTTATTATACTTCACCTGACCGGGAACTGTATAAACCTGAAATCGAAGGTTAAAATCCTGAACCTTTCCCACTTGAAGGGGAAGAAGTTCAAAGTAAATCGTTTGATCATCCTCTGTAGCCAGAAAAAATAGCTCACCCCTCCGCTCCGGAATGACATGTTCATGAATATATTGCAAAGAAGTCGTTTTTCCTCCCAATCCGGGCCCGTAATAAACAATTTTACCTATAACCTCTTTGGTTTTATAGTTGAAGATCGCCATAACTATTCCACTTGGGATTAAAAGGGATCTGGCTCTCCACCAAAAGCCCATCTGGCAAAATGATCATACCAAAGTTCTCGAATCTCAGGACAACTTCTTAAGGCTTCTTGCAATTCATCATCGGGTAAAACATGAAGCTTCGCAAACAGATCCCTTAAATTCTCCTCGCTCAGATTCTTCACCTCTTTTTCCAAGATTTTCAGATCAAACTTATCCCGGAGCTTCTCCCACTCTTTTTGGTCTTGAGGAGAAGAATCTAGCTGAGTGAGAAACTTTTCAAGATCTTTTGCTTTAACAATAATGTGGGTCTTTTTCATAAAAGGCTCCTTAACCCTCCATTAAATAATTAACTCCTGGGTTTTTATAGAAAAGATCAAACGGGGAAAAAATTCGGTAAATAAACCGTACCAAAAAAAGTTTTAACTGGCAAGCAAATTTTTCTCGTTTCCAGGACTCAACCTCCATGTAATAGACTTAAGGGTGAGTAAAAAAGTTCCAACAGGTGACGGAGCTTGGAGGTTTTTAGATTCCGTTTGCCATTTTATCCCTATCTCTTTCTATCATCAGGCCTGTGCAAAAAGCCCATCCCCTTTCTTACTCCCCGTATGGGGGGATGATACCCTCTTTCGAATCTTCCGCTCTATAAACCGACCCCCTTCAACGGCCTGGTCTTTGAAGTAAGTTATTTTTTCACGGATCTCCCTTTAATTTTTATCTACCTTGGGTTCCTTATCTTTCTGTTGAGAGTCTAAAGAAGTGGGTATCACAGGTTCTGGTTCATAATCATAGTGTCGCAAGGCCGGAAAGAAGATCATAATACCTATGACGGCCAGGATAGCGCCGATGCCCCCACTTACAATGGAAAATACTACCCCAAACCACTGGGCTACAACTCCCGCTTCTAACTCCCCCAATTGAGGTCCACCCATAAAAAAGATCATATTTACGGAGATCATTCGCCCCCGCAGGTGGTCAGGGGTATGGAGTTGGCGAATAGTCCCCCGGATGACCATGCTGACAGTATCGGCGGCTCCGGTCAGAAACAGGAAGATGAAGGATAAGACAAATGTCCTGGAAAGGCCAAAAGCCACCGTTGCTAATCCATAGATGGCCACACTTCCTAAAATGAGAGGCCCTTGCTTCCTAATCCGACCGAATAAAGAAAGAATGGCTCCCATAGTAACAGCCCCAATAGCCGGAGCGGTATATAGCAAACCGTAACCCTTCGGGCCTATATGGAGAATTTCCTTGGCAAATAAAGGAAGCAGGGCTTCTGCCGATGCAAAGAAGGTTGCAAAGAAGTCCAACAGCATGGTAGATAGGATCATCGGAGAGCGACGAACAAATCGTAGCCCCTCCAGCATGGCCTGGAAGCTAATCTCCCCGCGCAGACTGTGGGTGGTATATGCCGGTAAATTCATGCGTACCAGGGCAATAATAACCGTGAAAAACGAGATTGCGTTGATCAAATAAATAACGGCAACATGGCTAACCGACAATACGACTCCGGTCAGGGAAGGCCCTACAATAGAGGCTATCTGAAGCACGATAGAATTTAAACTGATGGCATTGGATAGATGTTCTCTGGGAACCAGAGCAGGTATCAGCGCCTGACGTGCCGGGTTATCAAAAGCAACTGCTGAAGCCAATAAAGCGGAGATCAAATAAATAAGCCAAACCCTATCCCAGCCTGAGAAGGTCAATATGGCCAAAATACCGGCCAATAAGGCCATAATGCTCTGGGTCAGGAGCATCAATCGCCGTCGATCTACAACATCTGCAACAACACCACCCATCAAAGAGAAAAGTAAAACGGGGATTAATCGGGAGGCACCAACCCCTCCAAGGGCCAGCGGGGATTCGGTGAGTTCAGAAATATGCCACAAGATAGCCGCCGCTTGCATCTGAGACCCGATCCACGAGATAAGCTGACCCAACCACAGAAGACGGAAATCACGATATTGTAGAGCAACGAATCGGGTCCGTTGAGAAGCTTTCATCATGAGGGTCAATTTACCAGGGAGGAGGTATTCCGTCAAGTTACAGTTGCGAAATTTTAACGATTCAGCCTGGGTAACCTGGGGAGCGGTTTATTTTCTATTGGTCAGGAAACTCTAAACGGAAAATTTGGTCTTTATAGCGCTACCAATCCGTTAACACCTGAAGAATTAAAAAAGGCCGGGGTATTTTGGCTGATGAATCCAAAGACTCCAACGTTTATATCAGTCGGCTGCGTGTTCGATACACCCGGGATAAATTTCCAGAAGATCTTGTATTTCAAGAGACTCCGAATCAACAAACTTTTCAGGGCCGATATATCTTCTGCCATCCCTTCACAGGAGAGATGAAGTGTGCAAAAGGATTAAGTTATCAGAAATCTTTATCGGAACGTTACGGGCAGCAGGCGCAAATCCTGGCCCATCTTACCGGAGAAGATATCCAGGAGATTCGGAAAAAGATGGAAATAGCAGATCCCATCGATAAAAAATCGACTCCGGGGGGGAAGAAAATTTTTGAGTAAAAAGTCTCAAAAGAGGGGAAATGGGAGAATGAAGGATTGCCTCTACCAAGGAAGCCCCCTTTCCTCTATCCCCCCGCATGGGGGGGGGAATTGATTGAATGTCTATTCTCCCATTCACCCCTTCAGCGGTTCTTAATTTACTTGTCTGCCGGTCGAACCTCGAAGAGGATCAGTTGGGTTTCTTTGTTCTTATCACCTTCGACTCTGGCCATGTGGGTTCCGGCCGGTTCGAAGTAATATTGGCCTTCCTTATAAGTGTCGGCTTTATCTGTGGTGATTGTCAGGCTTCCGGAGGCAACCCATCTTATACCGGGGCCTTGATGGGTATGTTCTCCGATAAATCCCCCAGGTGCTATTTTTAAGCTGACCAGTATCATTTTATACTTTCCGGCAGTCAGCCCATCGACCTCCTGTTCTAGCGTGGTCTTGGAGGTAATTCCTTTTTTTTCTTGAGCGGCCTGGGCTTTAGTCTCTCCCATAGGGAGTATCTCAAAAACTAAAATTTTTACAGGATCTTTGCCTTCATTTTTATAACTGTGATGAACTTGAGGGGTTTCGGCAAAGGATTGACCAGCTGTATAGGTTTTAGTCTGTCCATCTTCTTTGGAGGTAAGGGTTCCGGAGATTATATAACGGGCTCCCGGACCTCCATGGGTATGTTCACTCATGGAACCACCCGGTTCAACGGTCATTTCTACCGCACGCATTTTATACTTTCCCTCGGTTAAGCCGTCCACAACGGCTTCCAATAAAACCTGCCGACTCACCCCTTGGGCTTCTACAGCTTCAACATTCTGTGGATTAACAAATAAAATCCACAGGGATAAAAATACGTTTAAAATCACCCATTGCGTGATAGCTTGTTTTGACATTATCCACCTCCTTAAAGGGTTCAGGAGTTGATGGGAAAAATTTTTGAACTCCCCCTGAGAACCATTGGGAATTATAACATATATTGTAAGTAGAACAAGGACCTGTCAACTGGAAATTTTAGGAGAGATGTATGGAGCAAAAAAATTTACCCCATCAGGAGTTCAAAAAAATTATACAGACTATTTCTAACCAGACGTATCCCAACCTATATTTCATTCTGAAGGCAAGTTTTGGGGTTCTATCGCCGGGTCAGAAATTAGGCGTTTTCTCAGCTTCTTTTAATCCTCCTACCATCACCCATGTAGAATTGATTAGAAAAGCCCGGCAAATCTTTAACCTGAATGAAGTCTTACTTTTAGCCAGCCCTAGAAACGCCGATAAGACAAACTATGAAGCTTCTCTGGAAGACCGTTTAAAGATGCTGCTCCAGGTCTTCTCATCCCATTCCAAAGTTTCTGTCGGGGTCTGCAGCCATCCTTATTTTATTGATATGCTCCAGGCTATTCAGGCTGATTATCCTGAAAGAACCGAAATTTATTTTATCGTGGGATATGATACCCTGGAGCGAATCTTAGACAGAGAGGGTAAATACTACCCCCGTTATTATAAGAAATACACAAACCGAGAAGAGCCGCTCAAAGATTTATTTGCTACCGGCTATTTTATTGTAGGGGGTGGAAAAGCCAGCTTAATAGCGTTGAGAGAATTACTGACAAAAGAAATGGACCCCGGTCTACTGGCTAAAATTCATTACCTTGAGTTGCCCGATTCTTATCCTCGGGCTACAGAGGTACGAAACCGTAGGAAGCAGGGACTTTCCATAGAAAAATTAGTCCCTCCAGAAGTTCAACGCTACCTCGAAGAAACCGGATTATATAGCAATAAGAACAAATAATAAGGTCCTCCCCGCCGTCATGGTAGGGAATCTCTATCTTCCTCCTACCATTCTCCGTCGGCTAGGTTTTGGCTCCTAAAAGGCTAACCGTCAGATCGTCAAATTGGACAATGGAATTTTTTCTGGTCCATAAACCTATTTTACCCTTACTGAAAGTAGAATCTTGCGCTTTAATATAAAGTTTCTCATCCAGATATCCTTCGAACTGATCGCCTTTACATTGAATTCTAAGGGTATGCCATTCGTTAGGAGTAATCTTTACCGTTTTGCTGGCGATCCGGACCGGTTTTCCCCTGGTAAATCGATAGAGGCTATAGTTATTTTTTAAAGCATCGGCCCGGATGACGTAGTAATTATTAGGATCCTGATAACGAATTACAATCCCACCGGCTTGTGCTGTTTTTCCAGATTCCGGTTTAAACTTTACAGCTACATCCAGATCCTGGTAATCCCCTTCATCCAACAGGAGAAGTTGAAACTGGGCATCGGTTTTCCCTGTGTATTGGGGGGTAAGTACCCAGTTTTGATTAGAGAGGGAGGAATCTTTTATGATTACCCATTTAACTTGAGAACCTCGACCGGTTCGAAAAGCAGAAAATCCCTGAGGAGATTCTCCTTCTTTATCTGCATCGAATCGATAAGTTAAGATCTTGTTGCCATCGGTGTTTTTAGCCGCCGGAGTCTCTACCGGAAGATCTCTCGTCGGGGTATTCTGTAGAGTAGAATGGGTCATGGTATCCGATGGCTGTTGAGGTTTGGTATCTCCAGAAGGCTTTTCCAGAGGTGCGCTTTTTTGGCCTGACACTACCTCATTACCCGGAGCTTTTTCAGATTGAGATAGTGGATTTAACTGGATCTGCGGATTAACCGGACTTTCGGTTTGAGTCTTTCCTGACAGATTAACCTGGCTTTCGGTGTCGGTCTTCCCCACAGTTTTACTTTTTTCATGAGAAAAATCAGGTATTTGTGGAGACTTGTTAAATAACAAGAATAACCCCCAGGCACACAAGGGGGTAATCAAAATAAACAAAATCCATTTGTTCATGGTGCTCATGGAACAAAACTCCTTTTTCTCAAAAGGTCTTTATGATTCAGATCTAAGATCCGAAATAATTATCTTTATAACAAATTAATTTCCTGCAAAGAGTATGCAAAAAATGAGATTTCCAAAGGTTTAACCATCTTTTTATAACTTAAAGTACGTTTTTTAATTTTACTATATAATTTTTTTGCCGGTAGAAGTAACCTGTCCAAACGATTTTCGTCCATCACTGGGGAGCCAGCATACGTATCAAGCTGAGAAAGGGAAAAAGCCTTATTTTCAGCCTGAATACCCCCTTCCCCCCTCGAGGGGGGAAGGGGGTGTTTCCCCATACGCGCCAGGTTAAGCTGAAAAGCCCGTCAGGGCCAACCGTAGGTAACCCCCGATAGAAGTCGGGGGATTCAGTCAGTCAGAATTTTTTCAAGCTTCAGGGTCGTGTCCTGTTAAACAGATCGCCCCGCTGGGCTAACCTTCTTATTCTGACACCTATTGGTTAGGGGATGTTCAGACAGAAAAAGTGATACCTAATAACTTGTTACAGTCACCCCTAAAAAACATATCCTTGACGGTAGAAAAAGGGTCTGGCAAAATAAAAGTATGGAAAAGTTACTCGGCCCTTTGTTAAAATACCCCAGACTTGCCTTGATAGTCCTTATGATTCCGACCCTTGTATTTGCTTTCTATGCCTGGCATGTTACCGTGGATCCTTCCAATGAGTCCTTACTCCCTCAGGGTGATATAACCGTTGAATACTTAAAAGAATTTAACCGGATATTTGGCAGTGATGAGGTTATTGTCATTGCATTACATTCTCCCCAACTTTTTACGGAAGAAAACTTTGCCTCACTCTCGGCTTTGACAGATAAAATTTCGCAGATTCCATACGTAACCCAGGTGGTTAGCCTGGTTAATTTCAAGGATGTTCGAAGTGATGTCTTTGGACCGGCTTTAAGAGTTCCTTTTGAAGAGGTTCTTTCCCATAAAAAAACTCTCCAGGATTTTGCCTCTGAAGTAGCTCAGAACCCCCTCGTGCAAAACCTCCTATTATCCAGAGATGGAAAGACTACAGCCATTCTGGTAGATATAACTCCCCGGGAAGGAGATCCCTTTTATCGAAAGAAGATCGTGGAAAAAATTCGAGAGATAATAGCAGAAGCCGAAAGTCAGGAATCAGGGGTTGGGGATCAGAAGGATAAGGTAAAACATCCCTCCTCAAAACTTGATTTTTACGTTGCCGGTATTCCGGTTGAGGTAACCGATTTAGCAGAGTATATTCGCCGAGACCAGAAGATCTTCCTTCCCTTCATATTTCTGATCATTACCCTTGCCTTGAGTCTAACTTACTCTACCGTCCTGGAAGTTCTTCTACCTCTTCTGGTCATGTTTTTGAGCCTTATCTGGACCATTGGATTATACGGTTTACAGGGAAAAGCTTTGAATGCCATTACCACCTTATTAACCCCTATTGTCATGGTGACCTCCGTTGAAAACGTTATTCACTTTCTGAACCGGTATCGAGAAGATTTTTATAATCTGGGGGATCCACAGAAAGCCCTGGTAAGAAGTTTCTCCATTATTGCAATTCCTTGCTTTCTTACCAGTTTTACAACGGCTATCGGTTTCGCTTCGCTCATGGTAAACCCCATTCCTGCCGTTCAGGATTTTGGTATTTACGCATCCCTGGGAGCTACCTTCGCTTATTTTCTGGCCATGACTCTGGTACCTCTTACGATCGTGCAGGTCAAGGTCGGAAAGTTAGATCCCTGGAAGGGTAAAAAATGGGACTATTTAGAAAAGCTTTTATCCTATCTAGAAGAGATCATCCTTTCCAAGAAAAACTGGGTTTTGTCTATTACAGGAATTTTATTAGTTGTCTCCTCCATGGGTCTGTTTCATATTAAAATAACAACGGATATTATCCGTTCCTTTAAATCTACAGCTCCCTTGTATCAGGCAACTCAATTCATCGATGAACATCTAACCGGGGTAAACTCCCTGGAGATTACCGTTCGGGGTCCAAAGCGACTCGAGTCGGTTGAAGGATCCAGCGTTCAAAGCCCGGAATCTGAAGCCCTCAATTCCAGGATCACTTTAAAAACCTTGAAAAAAATAGAAGAGCTGCAACAGTTCCTGAATACCTTTCCCGAGATAGTTAAAACCCTATCTCTGGTAGATCTGATCAAAAGGCTTTATCAGGCAGACCATGAGGACGATCCGGCTTTTTATCGATTGCCGGAGGATGAATCAGACCTTGAAGAATATCTGGACTTCCTGGCTACCTCCAAAGATCGGGAATATCTCCAGTTTATCACCGAAGACCTCTCCCTTGTCCGAATTTCTTGCCGCGTAAAAGCTATAGGAACCGATCGTTCCCAGCAAATGCTTCAACAGATCCAGACTTATATTAACACGGCTTTCCAGGAGGGAGA containing:
- a CDS encoding tetratricopeptide repeat protein; translated protein: MEDRDRAMELFEIAYEYQMRGELEMAIDYYKQSIEVYPTAEAYTFLGWTYSFMRRYEEAIEECEKAIETDPDFGNPYNDIGAYLIELGRYDEAIPYLKKAMVAKRYEAYHYPHYNLGRVWEKKGKWYEAIEEYTKALEIRPDYSLAHRAKVRLQALMN
- a CDS encoding family 16 glycoside hydrolase, coding for MSTMNKWILFILITPLCAWGLFLLFNKSPQIPDFSHEKSKTVGKTDTESQVNLSGKTQTESPVNPQIQLNPLSQSEKAPGNEVVSGQKSAPLEKPSGDTKPQQPSDTMTHSTLQNTPTRDLPVETPAAKNTDGNKILTYRFDADKEGESPQGFSAFRTGRGSQVKWVIIKDSSLSNQNWVLTPQYTGKTDAQFQLLLLDEGDYQDLDVAVKFKPESGKTAQAGGIVIRYQDPNNYYVIRADALKNNYSLYRFTRGKPVRIASKTVKITPNEWHTLRIQCKGDQFEGYLDEKLYIKAQDSTFSKGKIGLWTRKNSIVQFDDLTVSLLGAKT
- a CDS encoding MFS transporter; this translates as MMKASQRTRFVALQYRDFRLLWLGQLISWIGSQMQAAAILWHISELTESPLALGGVGASRLIPVLLFSLMGGVVADVVDRRRLMLLTQSIMALLAGILAILTFSGWDRVWLIYLISALLASAVAFDNPARQALIPALVPREHLSNAISLNSIVLQIASIVGPSLTGVVLSVSHVAVIYLINAISFFTVIIALVRMNLPAYTTHSLRGEISFQAMLEGLRFVRRSPMILSTMLLDFFATFFASAEALLPLFAKEILHIGPKGYGLLYTAPAIGAVTMGAILSLFGRIRKQGPLILGSVAIYGLATVAFGLSRTFVLSFIFLFLTGAADTVSMVIRGTIRQLHTPDHLRGRMISVNMIFFMGGPQLGELEAGVVAQWFGVVFSIVSGGIGAILAVIGIMIFFPALRHYDYEPEPVIPTSLDSQQKDKEPKVDKN
- a CDS encoding MMPL family transporter translates to MEKLLGPLLKYPRLALIVLMIPTLVFAFYAWHVTVDPSNESLLPQGDITVEYLKEFNRIFGSDEVIVIALHSPQLFTEENFASLSALTDKISQIPYVTQVVSLVNFKDVRSDVFGPALRVPFEEVLSHKKTLQDFASEVAQNPLVQNLLLSRDGKTTAILVDITPREGDPFYRKKIVEKIREIIAEAESQESGVGDQKDKVKHPSSKLDFYVAGIPVEVTDLAEYIRRDQKIFLPFIFLIITLALSLTYSTVLEVLLPLLVMFLSLIWTIGLYGLQGKALNAITTLLTPIVMVTSVENVIHFLNRYREDFYNLGDPQKALVRSFSIIAIPCFLTSFTTAIGFASLMVNPIPAVQDFGIYASLGATFAYFLAMTLVPLTIVQVKVGKLDPWKGKKWDYLEKLLSYLEEIILSKKNWVLSITGILLVVSSMGLFHIKITTDIIRSFKSTAPLYQATQFIDEHLTGVNSLEITVRGPKRLESVEGSSVQSPESEALNSRITLKTLKKIEELQQFLNTFPEIVKTLSLVDLIKRLYQADHEDDPAFYRLPEDESDLEEYLDFLATSKDREYLQFITEDLSLVRISCRVKAIGTDRSQQMLQQIQTYINTAFQEGEEIRITGSMLVLSNMSTYLVRNQIKSMAAALPLILISMGLLYRSTFIGLMSAIPNLIPILMVYGFMGWTGVELSVPTAMISSIVIGLAINNTIYFLSRFKLEFPKLKDYTSAIQATLKNTGRAMIASSMILVLGFWVGIFGSFKPSIYFALLTGMTLLLALISNLIILPLTLIIFKPLK
- a CDS encoding nicotinate-nicotinamide nucleotide adenylyltransferase; this encodes MEQKNLPHQEFKKIIQTISNQTYPNLYFILKASFGVLSPGQKLGVFSASFNPPTITHVELIRKARQIFNLNEVLLLASPRNADKTNYEASLEDRLKMLLQVFSSHSKVSVGVCSHPYFIDMLQAIQADYPERTEIYFIVGYDTLERILDREGKYYPRYYKKYTNREEPLKDLFATGYFIVGGGKASLIALRELLTKEMDPGLLAKIHYLELPDSYPRATEVRNRRKQGLSIEKLVPPEVQRYLEETGLYSNKNK
- a CDS encoding TPM domain-containing protein; translation: MEKTVLSFLCLLGWVLILPIQAQIQYPEPQGWVSDFANVLTPQIREELNNLITDVEKQTTAEIAVVTVESTAPLTPKQYATELLNRWKVGKKGKDNGVLILLAVKDRRIEIETGYGVEGILPDGKVGEIIRTYMVPYFKNNRWGEGLIAGTQQIARVILEDTQTSPTSSKKVERRLPTGGFLYLSGWIYFIFWIFYLGIQNLRNRALPLGLLALLTLPGLFYLFFAFFPFIIPFIPGAWASVQNLRNRCPRCGNRMLVQKNTLRPASYSSMGLREVVYTCPVCGYHEVKMETTPRLTRTSYYGPYGGGSFGGFGGSGRSSGGSFGGFGGGSSGGGGAGSSF
- a CDS encoding LemA family protein; its protein translation is MLRRPYTFYKKTLLMLLLILSTSGCGYNTLVELDQRVNSAWAQVENQLQRRSDLIPNLVNIVKGYAGHEKEIFQNIANARAAMMNAKSIPEKIDASNQMETSLRQLFAVVENYPQLKADATFARLMDEVAGTENRIAVERMRYNQAVEAYNSYARKIPVIYTVKIFGFDKEKPYFKAVEGAQTAPQINFNR
- a CDS encoding cupin domain-containing protein — protein: MSKQAITQWVILNVFLSLWILFVNPQNVEAVEAQGVSRQVLLEAVVDGLTEGKYKMRAVEMTVEPGGSMSEHTHGGPGARYIISGTLTSKEDGQTKTYTAGQSFAETPQVHHSYKNEGKDPVKILVFEILPMGETKAQAAQEKKGITSKTTLEQEVDGLTAGKYKMILVSLKIAPGGFIGEHTHQGPGIRWVASGSLTITTDKADTYKEGQYYFEPAGTHMARVEGDKNKETQLILFEVRPADK
- a CDS encoding cyclic nucleotide-binding domain-containing protein — encoded protein: MAIFNYKTKEVIGKIVYYGPGLGGKTTSLQYIHEHVIPERRGELFFLATEDDQTIYFELLPLQVGKVQDFNLRFQVYTVPGQVKYNNTRKAVLQGVDAIVFVADSQRARRKTNILGLENLKFNLAGYNRRLEDIPLVFQYNKRDLDGILTLEELNRDLNPGNLPYFESVAREGKGVLEAFEVISSLAVQNIETRLRQTQGKSPLSTSTTSQGTLAPSQQEFSDYILGDDKEGLWGSTKGIDLLLSSDSDPLPCAYYQDGDIIFEKGDPGDKMYYIESGKVEIVQWGELEKEVLAVYQKGDFFGEMALFADKPRSITAIARGFTQVQVMTKETLSDYIHKKPEIALALIKTLSNRIQGSNQTIGKLTDKNKELSQRLNQAYKIIKQLTQENKILKGLL